A genomic window from Triticum urartu cultivar G1812 chromosome 7, Tu2.1, whole genome shotgun sequence includes:
- the LOC125524156 gene encoding uncharacterized protein LOC125524156 — MEPAGAGGGVAAARSSPAAVQATEDDAAASTLTDEHVGDTAQPPSGQTVQELVDSFSGQLPGRICAKGKSTAGVLVEEKDLVSYRRDWEKSWGDKCGSFEFYSCVRAMLFTCKRTPPHAGVKTCLQIFSVRVMEIDGGYLEWPLEVYGLVATRDSMDHNRNIIFRLRRDACQLLTQQDPFLALTGPSHAIVFTGPVDIEIQLKVKGRTTEHEDKDFISKVLVYGRDPSDKLADAGIGNHDIVRTSCFGELCSLQITSALIVEAVEATVISAEVIEGLWPPKSGIRVVSGTASIDEDFVLLDARDGTLRVDPAQGVIPITRNVVCVEKDGRLKLSVEAYRKSGRMYAISVTELIPKRSSASTAICKLPFCTVEFTVAWSCLVATVDDLRKYGI, encoded by the exons ATGGAGCCGGCGGGAGCGGGAGGCGGCGTCGCCGCCGCGAGGAGCAGCCCGGCCGCCGTGCAGGCCACCGAGGACGACGCCGCAGCGAGCACGCT GACCGATGAACATGTCGGAGATACTGCCCAGCCACCATCAGGACAAACAGTACAAGAGCTAGTTGATTCATTCTCAGGCCAACTACCAGGGAGGATTTGTGCCAAAGGAAAATCAACCGCGGGTGTTTTGGTGGAGGAGAAGGACCTGGTTTCGTACCGCCGCGACTGGGAGAAATCTTGGGGTGACAAATGTGGCTCCTTCGAATTCTACT CGTGCGTGAGAGCCATGCTCTTCACATGCAAACGCACCCCGCCACATGCAGGCGTCAAGACTTGCCTGCAAATCTTCTCCGTCAGAGTCATGGAGATCGACGGTGGTTATCTTGAGTGGCCACTCGAGGTCTACGGCCTGGTCGCCACCCGGGACTCGATGGATCATAATCGTAACATTATCTTCAGACTCAGGAGGGATGCCTGCCAACTCCTCACTCAACAG GATCCATTTTTGGCGCTGACCGGCCCGTCTCATGCGATTGTCTTCACCGGCCCAGTCGACATTGAGATACAACTCAAGGTGAAGGGCAGAACCACAGAGCATGAAGACAAAGATTTCATCTCCAAAGTGCTGGTATACGGACGTGATCCCAGTGACAAACTCGCCGATGCAGGCATAGGCAACCACGACATCGTGCGTACCAGCTGTTTTGGCGAGTTGTGCTCCCTACAGATTACCTCCGCCCTGATCGTCGAAGCGGTCGAGGCCACCGTCATCTCTGCTGAAGTTATCGAGGGCCTATGGCCCCCAAAGTCAGGAATCCGTGTCGTTTCCGGTACCGCCAGCATAGACGAGGACTTTGTACTGCTCGATGCTCGGGATGGGACACTCCGTGTGGATCCGGCCCAGGGTGTCATCCCCATTACCAGAAATGTTGTCTGCGTGGAGAAAGATGGAAGGCTGAAGCTTTCTGTAGAGGCCTACAGAAAGAGTGGACGTATGTATGCAATATCTGTTACGGAGTTGATACCCAAGAGATCATCCGCCAGTACTGCCATATGCAAGCTTCCCTTCTGCACGGTCGAGTTCACCGTAGCTTggtcctgcctcgtggccacagTGGATGACCTGAGGAAATACGGTATCTGA